TGGTTAGTTCGGcatttggaagggttcgggttgaaatcggaacacttggttccttaaggttggataaaatggctaagtttgacttcgggtcaacattttgagtaaacgaccttagaATTGGGACTTGATGGTTCCAATGGGTTGGACTTGAGCTTATattcggatcaggttttggatgacccgagagcaTTTCAGCACCTTAGAGTGAAAGTTGGCTCTTTCAAGGTTTTTGATGTTCTTTAAActtggtttggagtaggttttggtgatatcgaggttcAAATGGGATTCCAAGACAAGTAATAGTTCCATAATGTCATTTtagacttgcacacaaaatttggcaTAATTCCAAATAGTCTACGTATGATTCGGTGCATTCGGATTGATTTGGAAACTTAAAGTTCAtattttgattcaatttggttttggggtgcgatttttggttttgttatgTTTTTTTTCATGTTTCAAGAGTTCGAGCAGGTCTGTATTATGTTTATAGACTTGTTGGTGTTGTTGGACCGCCTAGAGCTAAGTTGGGGAAACTAGATTTTCTagttctagtttccttcttcgcgaacgcaggagGACCATCACATTTATGGAGAAGGATTTTGGCAGTGGGGAAATTTTTCCTTCGCGATCGTAAGAAGGGGATTACGGTCACGGAGCCTTGAGGTCCCAAGCCTATGCGTTCACGTAAGCCCTATCACATGGATAGACCTAGGGAGGGGTCAAGGTCAGTGTTCTTCGCGTTAGCGAAGGTGAACTCACGTTGGCGAAAGACAGGGCTAGTAAGATCTGCGTTCGCAAGGTCCTTGTCGTGTTCATGTAGGCCAAGTCTTAATGGGCCTGGGCCATTTCCTTAGCAAACACGAGGCTTGTTCCATGTTTGCGAAGATGAAGGCAGCTGGGCAAAGACTTTTAAAATCAGGAGTTAGCCATTTTTAGGTTCATTTATTGAATTCTTGGGTGATTTTAGAGCTTCAAAACGGAGGATTTCAACCTAGTTATTGAGGGTAAGTAATTTCTATAGAATGTGattttaatacatagattatggttAGAGTTTAACATGTAAATTTGTGGAATTTATGGGTTAGATGAAAAAcataggtttttgataaaaatgagatttaaccactAAATATTTTatggaaattagtgaaaatcatatatttgagttcatgacgTTATGGGTATCAACTTTCTTCGAAATATTTCTGGAATCCtgccacgtgggcccggggtgaattttaggaatcctaCATTTGgcgttgggtaattactctaatagttGGAATATTAACTTTTGAATatgtattgattaatttatatacCATTTGACTAGTTTTGAGATTGTTTGGCACCGAGTGAGGCTTTAGAGTGAATTTGAGGCCGGAAAGTaagctttgagacgaggtaagtctcttttctatgGGAATTACCCATAGGTGAATTGATTAATATGtactcctatttgtgggggctacgtacgcatgaggtgacgagagcccgtacgtagctactcattatgctattgtccgggtagtctaggacccagaACATGCTATACCTACGATGTTTGCACCCTACTTGTTAACTTAATTGCTTAAATCATGTTGGAACTTGATAAAGGAATTTTAAAAGGTTAAATTTCATTTACTTGAATTCTTGGATGGGTCGCTTGACTGTTATTGAGAATTTGTATTTCTTTAAATATTAGCCTCTTAATAAATCTTAAATCGGCTATTATAAAGTATTTTATCTTTTGTGGAGAAGGCCGAATGCCTCGGTAaaagatagatgcatctatggttcatgccgttcgaccctcggcagtgcacaatttaaatattttttgttggatcgggtcgtacgacctcgacatgaatTGTGCGTAATAAATCGTTGGAACCATTTATAATTGATATTGCTTCATTGGCTTGAGATGTAAATTGTTAAATGATAGAAATAAATTTGGGATTTATTATTAGTGAAAGGAGTTCCTATTATTTCATCTTGTTGAGTTTTCAGCTATATTTATGTAATATAAGCATAGTTATAATTTCGACATTTTATTGTTAGCTCATAGTAAGTTtcaaagtcgacccctcgtcactacttattTGAGGTTAGattggataattattggatatatgTTGTTTATTTACTCATGTTACACGTCTACACTAAATGTGCAAGATTAGAGCTAGGTGTATCTGGATATCAGTCTAGCGTGCATCCTTGATTCCCGAGACTTCGCGGTGAGCTACCCTTTTGAGTCCGTTGTGCAACAGCTGGAGTCTTTCTTTTGCTTGTATTCTTTTGTCTATATCGCTTCAGATAGTAGGCTAGTATTactttgtatattctactagtttctCATACATTTGTGACACCGGGTCTTGCAGGCTTAAGCTAGTAGACACTTGATTGTTTTTGAGTTATCTTCATTATCTTTAGTGCTTTAAAAATCTTgatctctcatttttattaaatgCTTACTTCTTATTtatgcaacaacaacaataacaaacctaGTATGATCCCaacaggtggggtctggggagggtagtctgtacgcagaccttgcccctacctaatgcaggtagagagactatttccaatagaccctcggctcaggaatgGTAAAAAGAAGAGGAAATCAATGAAGGAAATTGAAGGaagtgaaaagaaaaagggagagatAAATGTAAAGTAGTACCAAATAATAGCAACAAGGAATACAATACTTGGGACGAACAAAACCACAAAACgtaaaaatctaagaatatgaaggGACATTCATGCTACTAAGACTATCGGTGAACAACTAAAATCTACCTACTAAAAttctaccttaatcctcgacTCCACACCCTTCCCTCAAGAGTCATGTCCTCATTGAGGTAAAGCAGCGATATGTTCTGTCTAATCACCTCTCTCCAGTACTTCTTATGCCTACCTCGACCTTTTCTCAAACTCTCcatggccaacctctcacacctcttgACAGGAGCATCAATGCGTATCCTCTTAACATGTCATAACCATCTCAGCCTCAACTCCCGCATCTTGCCCTCCACGGGGGCTACTCCCACTCTATCCCAGATAGCTTCATTCTTAATCATTCTTCAACATCCttatctctgctactttcatatTCTGTATGTGGGAGTTCTTTACTGGctaacactcagccccatacagcaTAGCCGGTCAAACCAccactctataaaacttacccttaagtcttGGCGGCACATTCTTACTAGATAAAACACCGGAAGcaagcctccacttcatccatccctCTCCGATGCAATGTGTGACATCTTCGTTAATCTCTCTATTACCCTATATAATAGACCCGAGATACTTAAAACTCGCTCTCTTGGGGATAACGTGAGCATCAAGTTTTACCTCTATGTCTGCTTCATGGGTCCCATCACTGAATCTggactccaagtattctgtcttggttaTACACagtttgaaacctttagactccaaggtctttctccaaacctccaacctcgCATTAACTCCGATTCGTGTCTCGTCAATCAACACTGTATCACCGGGAAATATCATGCACCAAggcacctccccttggatgtgTCACGACAGTGCATCCATCGCCAAGgcaaataaaaatgggctaagagTCGATCCCTGGTGCAACCCCATCACCACAAGGAAATGCTCTTAGTCACCACCCACAGTCCTCGCCCGTGTCTTAGCatcatcatacatatccttaatcaccctaatgtatgcTACCAAATGCTGCTAACCTCCGAACACCTCCACAAGACCTCCATCGGGAcattatcgtacgctttctcaaggtcaataaacaccatattcAAGTCCTTCTTCCTCTCTCTATACTACTCCACTAATCTCCTTACCAGATGAATCGCTTCCGTGGTGGAATGCCCTGGCTTGAATCCAAACTGATTCTCGGAAATAGACACGCACCTCCTCACCCTGGCCTCCACTATCCTCTCCCAAACCTTCATAGTGTGACTCAAtagcttgatacccctataattgttgcaattttggatatcacccttgttcttgtaaAGCAGAAccatcgtactccacctccattctTTGGGCATCTTTTTCatcttaaaaataacattaaacagccCAGTGAGCCACTCCAAACTTGCTCGCCCCACGCTCTTCCAAAATTCCACCGGGATTTCGTCTGGCCCCGTCGCTATGCCCCTACAAATCTTACGCATCTCCCCTTTCACCTCCTCTACCGTAATCCGCCTACAGTACCCAAAATCCCGCCAACTCTCGGAGTGCTCCAACTCACCCAACACAATGCATCTATCCCCCTCCTCGTTCAACAGTTAATGGAAGTATGCCCACAATCTTCTCCTAATAAGTGCCTCATCCATCAATACTTTTCCATCCTCATCCTTGATGCACTTGACTTGGTCTAAGTCGTAGGCCTTATTCTCCCTCAAATTGGCCAACCGGTACAACTTCTTATCCCTGCCTTTGCTCCCGAGCTCCTCATACAAATGAGCAAATGCCACGTTCTTAGCCATCATAACTACTAACTTCACCTCTTTCTTTGCCTTTCGGTAACACTCCCGATAAGTCCTTTTTTCCTCCTCGTTTGTACTCTCCGCTAGCTTCAAATAAGCAGCTTTCTTAGCTTTCACTTTACCTTGAACCTCTCCATTCCACAACTAGTCCCTTTTATGACCCCCAAGAGAGCCCTTCGTTACCCCTAAGACCTCTCTAGCAGCTACCCTAATGTAATTCGTAGTCGCGAACCATATAATAGACACATTCCCCCTACTTATCCAGGCCCTCATAGCCAACAACTTCTCCCCTAACTCCTAAGCTTTGTCCTTGGTCAAGTTATCCCACTTGATCTTAGGTTTCTTGCACCTCGCCTTCTTCCTCCTACTCTTCTTGATCTCCAGGTCCATAACTAGGAGCCAATGTAAGGTCATGAGGTGCTCACTTGGGATGACCTTGCAGTCAGTGTACAGACCTTTATCGCATTTACTGTAGAGAAGATAATCAATCTGAGTCTTTCCCATTGAATTCTGGAAAGTGACCAGGTGCTCTTCCCTCTTCAGAAAACTCAAgttagctataaccaaatcaaaaGCTCTAGCAAAATCCAATAGTGAATTCGCTCCCTCATTCCTAACCCTAAAACCAAACCCGCCATGCATATTATCATAACCCCTAGCACTAGCCCCAATAAGGCATTGAAATCTCTGCCAATGAAAAACTTCTCTGTGTGCGAAATACTACACACCATCTCGTCCAAATCTTCCCAGAGTTGCTTCTTAACCTCCTGGTCCAAACCTACCTGAGGAGCGTATGCACTAATCACGTTTACAGTAAACCCACCAACTACCAGCTTGATACTCATCAACCTATCATTTACCCTCCTAACCTCGAACATGAGCTCACTGAGGTCCCTTTCAACTAAAATACCTACCCCATTCTTACCCCCAGCGCTTCCTGAGTACCATAGTTTAAACCTTTCTACATCTCGTGCCCTAGTACCCTTCCATCTAGTCTCCTAAACACACGCTATGTTGATTTTCCTCTTCAGAAGAATCTTACCTAACTCTATACACTTCCCCGTCAATGTCCCAATGTTCCAAGACCCAACTCTCAGCCTAGAGGCTTTCTTACCCCCTTCCACCCCTGGACCCCAACCCCAGCCCCACCCGAGGACATAACCTCACTCTTACATCGTTCACTACCGCTACTATAAGGAAAAGGTATTAGGTAAATACTACCACTTATAACAAGTAGCGGGAACAAAGTACTACAAGCTACGAACCCGAAAGCTAAAAACAACTCAAAGGCGCTACTACGAGAACAGTAACGCGAGCTGGCACTAGAACAATGAAGCTACCACGTCTAAGAAACTACCCCTATGCAAACACATAATTAAAATGGATAGATGAAACCTTAAGCTTAAAACACTAATAGAAAGACAGAAAAACAAtcaatgaaaaaataaaataaagtaactaATGGGAACTATAATCTCAACTAAGGTCAGACAAACAGGTGAGaaataaaacaagaataaaataCAATACAACAAAAAATAGGTGTAGAAATACAATACAAGAGCTAAAGGGGCTATAATCTATAACTAAAGGTCACAAAGAAAATATGCAATAAAGATCCAAAATAAAATATTCAAAAGAAAGATGTAAACAGGTAGATAACAGTATAAACAAGTAGGCAAAGCTATCACTAATGCAATTAATTTGACAATTCTAGGGCAAATACTAATTAAGGATTCAAGAACAAAATAGACAGGCAAGGAGATATTATTATGCTACAATATCAAACtattaaaatatcaaaacaagaGAGGAACAGTAGAACCTAGATTGCAAACGGACAAGGGGAAACAATAATGGTGGCTTCAGAGAGAACTCGAATTGAAAGATTCCCAATTGATGTTTTGACCGAGGAATCAAGAATGAAAAGTTGATCATCCCGAAATTAGCAATTGTACGTAATCGGATTGATTCAACAAAGCAAATGAGAGTGAAACCCGATGTATTGAAGACGATCGAAGAATTCCCGGCAACGATAACCAAGATTTTACGCGGTGGAGTTTGCACCATTGAGCCAAAAAATCCTTTAAGGTTTTGAGAGACAACAGATTCAAACTCCAAATACACAAAATATGTTCGAGAGAAAAGCAACAATTTCGAAGCGAAGACCGCGAAGCAATGGCGAAACTCGAATCGAAAACGGAAATCTCCAATTGGGCTCAACCTCAAGTGACCTCTATCCTCCAATTTCAAAATGAGAAATCGAAAATCCAAAGGTTACTAGAGGCCGAGGTTGAGGCCGAAGGAGGGAACCAGTCCGAGGTAGGGGATAAGGACGTCCCAGAGTTACCCCAGTTGTACCACTAGTGGATCCAATGGAGGATACCAATATTGAGAAGTAGGGAGATGTGCCTACAGTAGAGCCAGCCCCGGTATATTTCATGTCAGCACCGGGCTTTCAGGAGTTTATGGGCCGTATATTGTGGTTCATGGATACTATGACCCAGTTTGGCTTATTTTCAATACACCCGAACATATCTCAGGCGGGAGGGGGAGCTAAGACCTCTACTGCTCAGGCTCTTGGGAAAGAAACTGTTGTATATCAGACACCAGGCACACTATTCCTGGGCAGGGCCCAGATAGTAGCAGCAGTCGTACCTGAGCCCAGACAGTTGCGACCGGTGAACCACAGAAGCTATGAGATAGAAGGACTAGGCTACACTCTCCTGTCTTTGGGGGTGAGCGACATGAGGATCCACAGGACATTAATGATCGGTGTAGGGATAAACTGCACAACATGAGAATATTGGAGTCCTATGGGGTGGATTTCACTACTTTCTATCTAAAAGGCAGGGCCCGTAGGTGGTGACAGTCTCATCTTCTCAACAGAAGCAGGTTCTCCTCTtatgacttgggatcagtttaccCGCCTTTTTTTGGATAGGTATATTCTACCCTCCTAGAGGGAAGAGTTGCGGCTTCGGTTTGAGTAGCTCTAGCAAGGTGAGATGTTAGTGAtcgattatgaggcgaggttctctgagttttctcaccatgcacttatgatacttcctatAGAAGTGGAGAGAGTGCAAAATTTTGTTGTGGGGTTGCACTCAGGTATTCAAGCCTTTATGGCCCGGGAGGTTGAGATGGGGACATCTTATCAGATAGTAGTGGAGATAGTTCGTAGGATTGAGGGTTACTGCTAGAGAGGTACAAAGAAAATGCAGCGGAAAAAGCGGGTCCATTATtctggagagtttagaggtgcgctgactaggggtagaggtcagtttgggaggggtcagcctagcagACCCACATATCCAGCACTGCCACCTCCTCTGGTGCCCTAGTGCGACTTATTTAAATGCCATGCATAGAGAGTTCTTACCGCCTACCAGttattcagggttcttccagtggATGCCCAGACCATCAGGGTTCTTCTAGTGCCTATTTATGTGCCATGCTAGAGAGTTCTTACAACCCAATAGCTATTCAGGGTTCTCCCAGTGGGTACTTAGGCCATCAAGGTTAGAATTCAGGCCAACATATCACCGTACCGAGAGGTTGTTTTGAATGCGGAGATTTTAGTCATGTGCGGAGTAAGTTTTTGAGATTGAGGGCTTGGATCGAGGTCTTTTTGTCCTAGGCTATGGGGCAAGGCATCGCAGCAGGGCCAGCAACCCATGATTACAACACCAGCTGTCCGGCAGCCTAAAGGTGGAGGGCAAGGGGTAGGggcatcctagaggtggaggccaggcaggtGGAGACCTGCCAGCTACAACCCTGTCAAAGGGGGCCAACCAGTTGGCACTCCACCTAGGTTTTATGCTTCTTCGGGCCGACCACATGCAGTGGCCTCAGATGCCTGATCTCAAGTATTATTTCTATCTGCGTTAGAGATGTTTCGATATTATTTGATCGaaggtctacctattcatatgtgtcatctctgtttTCTTATTTACAGGATGTTCCTCATGAGTCCTTAGGCACACCTGTTTATATGTCCACTCTTGTAGGAGATTCTATCGTTGTGGATCAGATTTATTATTCCTGTGTTTTCACATTTTGTGGTTATAAGACTAGAACGGATCttctgttgcttgatatgatcgactttgagaaCATCATGGGCAGGGACTAGCTATCCCCATATTACGCCatccttgattgccatgccaagattgttactttagcgatgccagAGCTGCCTGAATTGGAGTCGAAGGGTTCGTCTGTCAGTACATCTGGTCaggttatctcttttctgaaggctcgacatatggtcgagaaaggtTATTTaacttatctagcttatgttccgGATACTACCGCAGAGGCTTcgacgattgattcagtgccCGTAGTCCGGGAGTTCTCCAATGATTTTCCTTATGATCTCCCAGGAATGCCACTAGAtaatgatattgatttttgtattgatttggctccaagtACCTAGCCTAAATCTATCCCACTGTACCGTATGGCACCGAAAGACTTGAAGGAGTTAAAGAAACATCTTGAGGAGTTTCTAGCA
The Nicotiana sylvestris chromosome 11, ASM39365v2, whole genome shotgun sequence DNA segment above includes these coding regions:
- the LOC104229809 gene encoding uncharacterized protein, with protein sequence MSIKLVVGGFTVNVISAYAPQRFQCLIGASARGYDNMHGGFGFRVRNEGANSLLDFARAFDLVIANLSFLKREEHLVTFQNSMGKTQIDYLLYSKCDKGLYTDCKVIPSEHLMTLHWLLVMDLEIKKSRRKKARCKKPKIKWDNLTKDKA